One region of Prosthecobacter debontii genomic DNA includes:
- a CDS encoding lipocalin family protein, with protein MKHPPLRTVSHVDLQRYMGDWYVFANIPYSLEKDKVGTLDRYALRPDGKLDNIFLFRRKTLDAPLEQWKGTAWIHNTETNAEWRVQFIWPFRVPYLIIDLDKDYQWSVVGYPNRKLAWVLSRKPALDDATYQEILQRLKEQGYDPAKLQKVPQNIH; from the coding sequence ATGAAACATCCCCCACTCCGCACCGTGTCGCACGTGGATCTCCAGCGCTATATGGGCGACTGGTATGTGTTTGCCAACATCCCTTATTCATTGGAGAAGGATAAGGTCGGCACACTGGACCGCTATGCCCTGCGTCCCGATGGCAAACTGGACAACATTTTCTTGTTCCGACGGAAGACCCTAGACGCGCCTCTAGAACAGTGGAAAGGCACGGCCTGGATTCACAATACCGAAACCAATGCCGAATGGCGGGTGCAGTTCATTTGGCCATTCCGAGTGCCCTACCTGATCATTGACCTCGATAAGGATTATCAATGGAGCGTCGTTGGTTATCCCAACCGGAAGCTGGCCTGGGTGTTGAGCCGTAAGCCCGCCCTCGATGATGCCACCTATCAGGAGATTTTACAGCGTCTCAAAGAACAGGGCTACGATCCAGCTAAGCTCCAAAAAGTGCCACAGAACATTCATTGA
- a CDS encoding YHYH protein has product MKRLPILLSMLTGLLLAQNPSAQVTLREEGGMRIVVSNGIPSHDVGAFPNRNNPNEIAPQQYEFRMTLTPEVAAQPTPSRRAFFGVAVNGVPFEPGTAEFWNRDPRSGWVAEAKSGQINLGLDQNEAHVQPNGAYHYHGLPSGLVKQLGGEKPDQMLLLGWAADGFPIYATRGHQAPQNSASPLVKMRSSYQLKKGNRPGGSGGPGGRYDGYYTEDFEFVAGSGDLDECNGRFGVTPEYPEGIYHYYITEDFPYLGRLWKGTPDASFEKQDGGPPGGGPPRRGRRGGPGFGPPGMGPPPDGEGRPPRGFGPPRDN; this is encoded by the coding sequence ATGAAACGTCTTCCGATTCTTTTGTCGATGCTGACCGGGCTGCTGCTAGCCCAAAACCCCAGCGCCCAAGTGACTCTACGTGAGGAGGGTGGCATGCGTATCGTGGTTTCCAATGGCATTCCTTCTCATGATGTGGGGGCATTCCCTAACCGCAACAACCCCAATGAGATAGCGCCTCAGCAGTATGAATTTCGCATGACCTTGACACCCGAGGTAGCAGCACAACCCACACCTTCGCGGAGAGCCTTTTTTGGTGTGGCCGTCAATGGGGTGCCTTTTGAACCCGGCACCGCCGAGTTCTGGAATCGCGATCCCCGTTCAGGGTGGGTGGCTGAAGCCAAAAGCGGCCAAATCAATCTGGGGCTGGATCAGAATGAGGCGCATGTGCAACCGAACGGGGCCTATCATTATCATGGCTTGCCGAGTGGCTTGGTGAAGCAATTGGGCGGTGAAAAACCGGATCAGATGCTCCTGTTGGGGTGGGCAGCGGATGGCTTTCCCATTTACGCAACGCGCGGACACCAAGCCCCCCAGAACTCCGCCAGTCCATTGGTGAAGATGCGCTCCAGCTATCAACTCAAGAAAGGTAATCGCCCGGGTGGTAGTGGCGGTCCAGGGGGGCGCTATGATGGTTATTACACGGAGGATTTTGAGTTTGTGGCTGGCAGTGGTGATCTCGATGAGTGCAACGGTCGTTTCGGCGTCACGCCTGAATATCCCGAGGGCATCTATCACTATTACATCACGGAAGACTTTCCGTATTTGGGACGACTGTGGAAAGGAACTCCAGATGCAAGTTTTGAAAAGCAAGACGGCGGGCCTCCTGGGGGAGGGCCACCGCGTCGTGGTCGTCGTGGAGGCCCCGGCTTCGGGCCTCCAGGGATGGGCCCTCCGCCGGACGGCGAAGGTCGCCCTCCGCGCGGATTTGGTCCGCCGCGTGACAACTGA
- a CDS encoding M3 family metallopeptidase, producing MAQPFLTQDFQIRWSSLSPSCIQADIQTALQEADANINRLTEQDRGKMNFDSVVLALDESTRHLNEAWGLVQHLDALCNSPELREAHNAMLPQVSAFFAKIPLNEHLWDLLETYSKTEEARDLPPVKKRALKETMESFIQAGADLPPEKKKRLEELESELSQATQKYSENVLDSTNKWELIITDVARLKGMPPSAIEAARAEAIAKGLGSPEEPQYRITLKAPSMIPVMEYAEDESLRKAVWEGSTNIGRGGEHDNTDLVWKILRLRHEKAQIMGKTNFADHVLQQRMAKTGQSALNFIENLHHKVKAAFDRETIQLQEYRADAVGQATDLLQPWEVAFWSEKQRKAEYDFDEEELRPYFPLDKVLGGMFRLAEIVFDLRIVGRDVVYYGSGETGTASTQPGELGPVEVWHPDVKFYEVRNEKGVHIGSFYADWHPRDSKRGGAWMNYLKGGVPPSGDRDRRLHLGLICGNMTPPVDGKPALLTHDEVCTVFHEFGHLLHQLCGNVEIPSLNGVNVYWDFVELPSQLMENFCWERESLDLFARHHETNEPIPAKLFKKVIAAKNYRSASDIMRQLSFGKLDLELHMHHATDEGADLDQLSRQLLKPYLMPLKTENPSMARRFGHLFSSPVGYASGYYSYKWAEVLDADAFTRFQTEGVLNPKVGRDYRDKILSKGNSEDPAKLFKDFMGRDPEPVALLIRAGLA from the coding sequence ATGGCCCAACCGTTCCTCACTCAGGACTTTCAAATCCGCTGGTCCTCTCTCTCGCCATCTTGCATCCAAGCCGACATCCAAACCGCGCTGCAAGAGGCGGATGCGAACATCAATCGTCTGACTGAGCAGGACCGGGGTAAAATGAACTTCGATAGTGTGGTGCTGGCCCTGGATGAATCCACACGTCATCTCAATGAAGCCTGGGGGCTGGTCCAGCATCTGGATGCTCTGTGCAATTCTCCGGAACTGCGCGAGGCCCACAATGCCATGCTCCCCCAGGTGAGTGCATTCTTCGCCAAAATCCCTCTGAACGAGCATCTGTGGGATCTCCTGGAAACCTACAGCAAAACGGAGGAAGCGCGCGACCTCCCCCCCGTCAAAAAGCGTGCTCTGAAAGAGACGATGGAAAGCTTCATCCAGGCCGGAGCAGATCTCCCGCCCGAGAAAAAGAAGCGATTGGAAGAACTGGAATCTGAACTCTCTCAGGCGACCCAGAAGTATTCCGAAAACGTGCTCGACTCCACCAACAAGTGGGAGCTCATCATCACCGATGTAGCACGCCTGAAAGGCATGCCCCCCTCCGCCATCGAGGCAGCCCGTGCCGAAGCCATTGCGAAAGGTTTAGGCAGTCCCGAAGAGCCGCAGTATCGCATCACTCTGAAGGCGCCCTCCATGATCCCGGTCATGGAGTATGCAGAAGATGAATCTCTGCGCAAAGCCGTGTGGGAAGGGAGCACCAACATCGGACGCGGTGGAGAGCATGACAACACGGACCTAGTCTGGAAGATCCTGCGCCTGCGCCATGAGAAAGCCCAGATCATGGGCAAGACCAACTTTGCCGATCATGTCCTGCAGCAGCGCATGGCCAAGACCGGTCAGAGCGCTCTGAACTTCATCGAAAACCTTCACCATAAAGTGAAGGCGGCGTTTGATCGTGAAACGATCCAGCTTCAAGAATACCGTGCGGATGCCGTCGGCCAAGCCACGGATCTGCTCCAACCCTGGGAAGTGGCGTTCTGGTCGGAAAAACAGCGCAAGGCGGAGTATGATTTCGATGAGGAAGAACTGCGTCCCTACTTCCCTCTCGATAAGGTGCTTGGCGGCATGTTCCGGCTCGCCGAAATCGTCTTTGATTTGCGTATCGTGGGTCGAGATGTCGTTTATTACGGCTCTGGCGAAACTGGCACTGCGAGCACCCAGCCTGGGGAACTCGGACCTGTGGAAGTCTGGCATCCTGATGTGAAGTTTTATGAAGTGCGCAATGAGAAAGGCGTGCACATCGGCTCCTTCTATGCCGACTGGCATCCGCGTGACTCAAAGCGTGGTGGCGCCTGGATGAACTACCTCAAAGGAGGCGTGCCACCTTCAGGAGATCGTGACCGCCGCCTGCATCTGGGCCTCATCTGCGGTAACATGACTCCGCCCGTAGATGGCAAACCCGCCCTGCTGACGCATGACGAAGTCTGCACCGTCTTCCATGAGTTCGGTCACCTCCTGCATCAGCTCTGCGGCAATGTGGAGATCCCTTCTCTCAATGGCGTGAACGTGTATTGGGACTTCGTCGAGCTTCCTTCTCAACTTATGGAGAACTTCTGCTGGGAACGTGAAAGCCTGGACCTCTTCGCCCGTCATCACGAGACCAACGAACCCATCCCAGCCAAGCTCTTCAAGAAAGTTATCGCAGCGAAAAACTATCGCAGCGCCAGCGACATCATGCGCCAGCTTTCCTTTGGCAAGCTAGACCTGGAACTGCACATGCATCATGCCACCGATGAAGGCGCAGATCTGGATCAACTCTCCCGCCAGCTTCTGAAGCCTTACCTGATGCCGCTGAAGACGGAGAACCCCTCCATGGCACGTCGCTTTGGACACCTCTTCAGCAGCCCCGTCGGATATGCCTCCGGCTACTACAGCTACAAATGGGCTGAGGTGCTGGATGCCGATGCTTTCACCCGTTTCCAAACTGAAGGCGTGCTGAATCCAAAAGTCGGCCGAGACTATCGCGATAAGATCCTCAGCAAAGGCAACTCCGAAGACCCGGCCAAACTGTTCAAGGACTTCATGGGCCGCGATCCCGAACCCGTGGCATTGCTCATCCGCGCAGGCCTCGCCTAA
- the bioA gene encoding adenosylmethionine--8-amino-7-oxononanoate transaminase — translation MIQTLLQLEKRHLWHPFTPMQAWCEEAHEPLMLVSGQGSYLKDQHGREYLDGNSSIWTNIHGHSHPTIHNAIRAQLEKISHTSFLGFTHEPAIQLGKALVDLLPGSALSRVFYSDNGSTAIESAIRMTLQYWKQNEHPERDTILAFDRAYHGDTLGAASVGGIPIFKGSGNDFGYRVVRVPNLEALDALSVDEVSRLAGVILEPLIQGSAGMRLWPKGMLKGLSQWCQQRDVFLILDEVMTGFGRTGSMFACQQEGVIPDFLCLAKGITGGYLPLAATLTTERVFEGFLGAGRAFYYGHSYTANQLGCAAALGSLQVFREEGTMETLSAKTASFTQHLETLREIPAVMDIRQCGLIAGVEIGPYAPELLMGVKACLAARKYGLLTRPVVDTIVLMPPLNISETELEAMFSAIRHAITEVIAQ, via the coding sequence ATGATCCAAACTCTCCTCCAACTCGAAAAACGCCACCTGTGGCATCCGTTCACTCCCATGCAGGCGTGGTGTGAGGAGGCGCATGAGCCGCTGATGCTGGTTTCAGGGCAGGGGAGTTATCTGAAGGATCAGCATGGGCGCGAATACCTGGACGGGAACAGCTCCATTTGGACGAACATTCATGGGCATAGTCATCCGACGATTCACAATGCCATCCGGGCGCAGTTGGAGAAGATCTCGCACACCTCCTTCCTGGGCTTCACGCATGAGCCTGCCATTCAGTTGGGTAAGGCGCTCGTGGATCTATTGCCGGGCAGTGCGCTCAGTCGGGTGTTTTATTCGGACAATGGCTCGACGGCGATTGAGTCGGCGATTCGGATGACCTTGCAGTATTGGAAACAAAACGAGCATCCCGAGCGCGATACCATCCTGGCTTTCGATCGTGCTTATCATGGCGATACCTTGGGTGCAGCGAGTGTGGGGGGTATCCCGATTTTCAAGGGCAGTGGCAATGACTTTGGGTATCGAGTGGTGCGTGTTCCGAACTTGGAGGCGCTGGATGCTTTGAGTGTTGATGAGGTTTCGCGTTTGGCGGGCGTGATCCTTGAGCCTTTGATCCAGGGGAGTGCGGGCATGCGTCTGTGGCCGAAGGGTATGCTAAAGGGGTTAAGCCAATGGTGCCAGCAACGCGATGTCTTCTTGATTCTGGATGAGGTGATGACGGGGTTTGGCCGAACCGGAAGTATGTTTGCCTGTCAACAGGAGGGGGTGATTCCTGACTTTCTCTGTTTGGCCAAAGGCATTACCGGGGGGTATCTGCCTCTGGCAGCAACCTTGACGACGGAGCGAGTGTTTGAGGGCTTCTTGGGCGCAGGTCGTGCTTTTTATTATGGCCACAGTTACACGGCCAATCAGCTCGGCTGTGCAGCGGCGCTGGGCAGTTTGCAGGTGTTTCGTGAGGAGGGTACGATGGAGACCTTGTCCGCCAAGACGGCCTCGTTTACGCAACATCTGGAGACCTTGCGGGAGATCCCGGCGGTGATGGATATCCGTCAGTGTGGCTTGATCGCAGGCGTGGAGATCGGCCCTTATGCGCCGGAGCTGCTGATGGGCGTGAAAGCCTGTCTGGCGGCTCGCAAGTATGGGCTGCTCACACGTCCGGTGGTGGATACCATCGTGCTGATGCCGCCGCTCAATATCTCCGAGACGGAGTTAGAGGCCATGTTCTCTGCGATCCGTCATGCGATCACCGAGGTGATCGCTCAGTGA
- a CDS encoding glycosyltransferase has translation MKISSTETSHSFSQALRALRAIMNIVWVNKCKWRSSGPIVNVGVHNAHSFASIGLETDLFVGGGPATETTADLADFYSLDQPPGLHIHRIARGQSMGMDESGPIYQAARQRIFQLAKTGPVAVFSREPGFLFSLARLRYRRNIRTFYELHDFYSDLSWHERKVPFSFHRKKWVERALLPHVSGLVCITRDQEKFYQRLFPRVPTIYAPLGTKPFPETDPEVKRRARTVFYVGHMHGMKGVAFLRQASLGLARAGIRTEFWGGGEKDTRPILKAASDAGLQSWISAVPFQPPKAMHDALADRASLGVVMLADTFYNRHLTCPVKALDYLSHGIPALGTDIPSVRDILSDTGHYLPENDTAAFVAQATALLDDPTAYAQAATASRSRCATITWPKRAESLHRFALAQFEKKT, from the coding sequence TTGAAGATTTCTTCCACTGAGACGAGCCATTCCTTTAGCCAAGCCCTGCGGGCTCTGCGTGCCATCATGAATATTGTTTGGGTCAATAAATGCAAATGGCGGTCCTCCGGCCCCATCGTCAATGTGGGTGTCCACAACGCCCATTCCTTTGCCTCCATTGGCTTGGAAACGGATCTCTTTGTCGGTGGCGGACCGGCGACAGAGACCACTGCGGATCTCGCCGACTTCTATTCGCTCGATCAGCCTCCCGGCCTGCACATTCACCGCATCGCCCGGGGTCAGTCCATGGGCATGGATGAGAGCGGTCCCATCTATCAGGCTGCCCGCCAACGCATTTTCCAACTCGCTAAAACTGGCCCCGTCGCCGTCTTCAGTCGCGAGCCCGGTTTCCTCTTCAGCCTCGCCCGACTGCGCTACCGACGCAATATCCGCACCTTTTACGAGCTGCACGATTTCTACTCCGATCTCTCCTGGCATGAGCGCAAGGTGCCCTTCTCTTTCCACCGCAAAAAGTGGGTCGAGCGTGCCCTCCTCCCGCATGTGAGCGGCCTCGTTTGCATCACTCGCGATCAGGAGAAATTCTATCAGCGTCTGTTTCCCCGGGTGCCCACCATCTACGCCCCGCTCGGCACTAAACCTTTTCCCGAGACGGACCCCGAGGTGAAACGGCGCGCTCGCACGGTCTTCTACGTCGGCCACATGCATGGCATGAAAGGCGTGGCCTTTCTACGTCAGGCCAGTCTCGGCCTCGCCCGTGCAGGCATCCGCACCGAGTTCTGGGGCGGAGGTGAAAAAGATACGCGCCCCATCCTCAAGGCCGCGAGCGACGCTGGGCTCCAGTCCTGGATCTCCGCCGTGCCCTTCCAGCCGCCCAAGGCCATGCATGATGCTCTGGCGGATCGCGCCAGCCTCGGCGTCGTCATGCTGGCGGATACCTTTTACAATCGGCACCTCACCTGCCCGGTCAAAGCGCTCGACTACCTCTCCCATGGCATCCCAGCCCTAGGCACCGACATCCCCTCCGTGCGCGATATCCTTTCTGATACAGGCCACTACCTCCCCGAGAACGACACCGCCGCCTTTGTCGCCCAAGCCACCGCCCTGCTCGACGACCCCACCGCCTACGCTCAGGCCGCCACCGCCAGCCGTAGCCGCTGCGCCACCATCACCTGGCCCAAACGCGCCGAGTCCCTGCACCGCTTCGCTTTGGCTCAGTTTGAGAAGAAGACATGA
- a CDS encoding histone deacetylase family protein, with protein sequence MTTGLHLASLYTDHETGPGHPESPSRYTAITRALTESGLLKELTLIEKRIAEEAEIELCHTRDYIDLAREEITAGLETLSTGDTQVCEKSYDIATHAVGAVLNAVDAVMQGKLKRAFCAVRPPGHHARPAQGMGFCVFNNIAVGARYAQRKHGAAKVVIVDWDVHHGNGTQDIFDEDGSVLFASTHQSPWYPFTGHAEETGSGKGKGTTMNFPFAAGAGMKEFSAAFDEKLLPGIARFKPDLIMISAGFDSRMDDPLGRFKLTDDDFAALTRLLMQAADEHCQGRLVSVLEGGYNLSGLASAVTAHVEALAE encoded by the coding sequence ATGACCACAGGCCTGCACCTTGCATCACTCTACACGGATCATGAGACAGGTCCGGGGCATCCGGAGTCTCCCTCACGTTACACCGCCATCACACGTGCATTGACAGAGTCAGGGCTGCTGAAGGAACTCACCCTCATTGAAAAACGTATCGCCGAGGAAGCTGAGATCGAACTCTGTCACACACGCGATTACATCGACCTCGCCCGTGAAGAAATCACCGCCGGTTTAGAAACCCTGAGCACAGGCGATACGCAGGTCTGTGAGAAGAGCTACGACATCGCCACCCATGCTGTAGGCGCGGTGCTCAATGCCGTAGATGCCGTCATGCAGGGGAAATTGAAACGCGCCTTCTGTGCCGTGCGTCCTCCAGGTCATCACGCGCGTCCCGCGCAGGGCATGGGCTTCTGTGTCTTCAACAACATCGCCGTGGGGGCGCGTTACGCTCAGCGTAAGCATGGTGCCGCCAAGGTCGTGATCGTGGATTGGGACGTTCATCATGGCAACGGCACCCAAGACATCTTTGATGAAGATGGCAGCGTGCTCTTCGCCAGCACGCACCAGTCCCCCTGGTATCCCTTCACCGGACATGCCGAGGAAACGGGCAGCGGCAAAGGCAAGGGAACCACGATGAACTTCCCCTTCGCCGCCGGTGCAGGCATGAAAGAATTCAGCGCCGCCTTTGATGAAAAACTGCTCCCCGGGATCGCTCGATTCAAACCCGACCTCATCATGATCTCCGCCGGTTTTGACTCCCGCATGGATGATCCCCTCGGTCGCTTCAAACTCACCGATGATGATTTTGCGGCACTTACTCGTCTCCTCATGCAAGCCGCCGATGAACATTGCCAAGGCCGCCTCGTCTCCGTGCTGGAAGGGGGCTACAATCTCAGTGGCCTCGCCAGTGCCGTGACGGCGCATGTGGAGGCCTTGGCGGAGTGA
- the recG gene encoding ATP-dependent DNA helicase RecG, producing the protein MSLALDASLSDVPGLPARIVKALAKEQVTQVAEIVWWLPFRHEDRRQMDGASFQPSEIPACYQVQVCKTGNKFFGRRRGAGLFEAQVEPIGGAIMGELLTLRWWNMSFMSRTIAEGQRLIVYGRVKENKGRLFMDHPEYEILNDEDEAAHIHSGRITPVYRLRAGITQKSVRTAAWYVLQALSEDFIPDVLPTPSTQGEFAGWSRARALRTVHMASSQEDLEKARRYLALEEFYGYQLRVVRRRRAVLDAGGHAHQAGSLAQEFEASLPFQMTGAQKRSLEEIQRDMASNAPMNRLLHGDVGSGKTVVAFAAMLGAVESGRQAALMAPTQILAEQHFNNARKWLEPLGLNVALRTGNRLEEGGVELWSTKKGSDRNHILIGTHALLHDENLVKNLGLVVIDEQHKFGVAQRARLIQKGNTPDVLVMTATPIPRTLTLTIYGDLDVSTLDERPKERGKIITKVRPASKQAEAAKFLLEQLEQGRQGYLVFPLIEESEKLEATAAKKGHEEWSKLLPHFQVGLLHGKLSAEEKDLVMRDFRSGKTDVLVSTTVIEVGVDVPNATVMFIHNAERFGLAQLHQLRGRIGRGEHTSYCVLFIKDKDEEAKSRLAIMEETTDGFRISEEDLKRRGPGDVLGRAQSGQAPLKFAELLANTRLVRLARQLAEKTLDEDPRLESPRLAEIRPFVFQEDAPQAMMQ; encoded by the coding sequence ATGTCCCTTGCCCTCGATGCCTCTCTTTCAGATGTCCCCGGATTACCCGCGCGCATCGTCAAAGCCTTGGCCAAGGAACAGGTGACCCAGGTGGCGGAGATCGTCTGGTGGCTGCCCTTCCGCCATGAGGATCGGCGCCAGATGGACGGTGCCTCTTTTCAGCCCAGTGAGATCCCCGCTTGCTATCAGGTGCAGGTGTGTAAAACCGGCAATAAATTCTTTGGGCGACGGCGTGGGGCAGGTCTGTTTGAGGCACAGGTGGAACCCATCGGCGGGGCCATTATGGGCGAGCTTCTCACCCTGCGCTGGTGGAACATGTCCTTCATGAGCCGGACCATTGCCGAGGGGCAGCGCCTCATCGTTTACGGGCGTGTGAAGGAGAACAAAGGGCGACTGTTCATGGATCACCCCGAGTATGAGATCCTGAACGATGAGGATGAAGCGGCTCATATCCACAGTGGGCGCATCACACCCGTGTATCGGCTGCGGGCGGGCATCACGCAGAAGAGTGTGCGCACAGCAGCGTGGTATGTCCTGCAAGCACTCTCTGAAGACTTCATCCCGGATGTGCTCCCCACGCCAAGTACCCAGGGTGAATTCGCAGGCTGGAGCCGAGCACGAGCACTGCGCACGGTGCATATGGCCTCTTCACAGGAGGATCTGGAGAAAGCCCGACGCTATCTCGCGCTGGAGGAGTTTTATGGCTATCAGCTCCGCGTGGTGCGGCGTCGCCGGGCAGTTTTGGATGCGGGAGGTCATGCGCATCAGGCGGGTTCTTTGGCCCAAGAGTTTGAGGCCTCCCTACCCTTCCAGATGACGGGAGCCCAAAAGCGCTCGCTGGAAGAGATCCAGCGAGACATGGCCAGCAATGCGCCGATGAATCGCCTGCTGCACGGGGATGTGGGGAGCGGTAAAACCGTGGTCGCTTTTGCCGCCATGCTGGGTGCGGTGGAATCAGGCCGCCAAGCCGCGCTGATGGCTCCCACGCAGATCTTGGCCGAGCAGCATTTCAACAACGCTCGCAAGTGGCTGGAACCTCTGGGCCTGAACGTCGCGCTGCGAACGGGGAATCGTCTAGAAGAAGGCGGTGTGGAATTGTGGAGCACGAAAAAGGGATCGGATCGAAATCACATCCTCATCGGCACCCATGCCCTCCTTCACGATGAAAACCTGGTCAAGAATCTGGGCCTCGTCGTCATTGATGAGCAGCACAAATTTGGCGTAGCTCAGCGCGCGCGATTGATTCAGAAAGGCAACACCCCGGATGTGCTGGTGATGACGGCGACACCGATCCCCCGCACGCTGACGCTCACCATCTACGGAGATCTGGATGTCTCCACCCTGGATGAACGCCCCAAGGAACGAGGCAAGATCATCACCAAGGTGCGACCTGCCTCCAAACAAGCCGAAGCCGCCAAGTTCCTGCTGGAACAACTGGAGCAAGGGCGACAGGGCTATCTGGTCTTCCCACTCATTGAGGAATCCGAAAAGCTCGAAGCGACTGCCGCCAAAAAAGGTCATGAAGAGTGGTCCAAACTTTTACCTCACTTTCAGGTAGGCCTCTTGCATGGCAAACTCAGCGCCGAGGAGAAAGACCTCGTCATGCGCGATTTCCGGTCCGGGAAAACGGATGTTTTGGTTTCCACCACGGTGATCGAAGTGGGGGTGGATGTGCCCAATGCCACCGTCATGTTCATCCACAATGCCGAGCGTTTCGGTCTGGCTCAGCTCCATCAGCTTCGTGGCCGCATCGGGCGTGGTGAGCACACCTCTTACTGTGTGCTCTTCATCAAAGACAAGGATGAAGAAGCCAAGAGCCGCCTCGCCATCATGGAAGAGACCACGGATGGTTTCCGCATCTCCGAAGAGGATCTGAAACGTCGCGGTCCAGGCGATGTGCTCGGCCGAGCTCAAAGCGGCCAAGCTCCGCTGAAGTTTGCGGAACTGCTGGCAAATACTCGACTGGTGCGCCTCGCTCGACAGTTGGCTGAAAAAACATTGGATGAAGATCCTCGGCTAGAGTCACCACGCCTGGCGGAGATCCGTCCCTTTGTTTTCCAAGAGGACGCTCCGCAGGCGATGATGCAATAA